In Rhodamnia argentea isolate NSW1041297 chromosome 11, ASM2092103v1, whole genome shotgun sequence, one genomic interval encodes:
- the LOC115739450 gene encoding dof zinc finger protein DOF5.7 — MTQPGTTPPKPPPMEGKDEATPSSGSRKAASSSSSGKPPEQALKCPRCDSSNTKFCYYNNYSLTQPRHFCKTCRRYWTKGGALRNVPIGGGCRKNKKLKPSSASCRLFPGGAADPKEYYSVAAPAQPHPELGGFKLFHGLSPAMDFQLGGLPNFSKAVQNHNPPAPGIYSQFSSFSDASAIDTAAAAAAATSSASTCFSLDPMAGSSGSLLGFNNYHALPPFITAAPGFGTSGVLQEPGSSMKVDSNLATSIESLSSINQDLHWKLQQQRLAMLFGGDDNNHRNAKADNGGGDAVSSINLSAAATLEDQPQNLRQPVLFQNLDAAGSSRKEGSSVTEWFFGNAYASVTTPSPTNSSSNGNDNNNNNNTGNWNSKGSGQGFQYTALP, encoded by the coding sequence ATGACTCAACCCGGTACCACTCCGCCCAAGCCACCTCCGATGGAGGGTAAGGACGAGGCCACCCCGAGCTCCGGCTCGCGCAAGGCCGCGTCGTCCTCGTCGTCGGGGAAGCCGCCGGAGCAAGCCCTGAAGTGCCCGAGGTGCGACTCGTCCAACACCAAGTTCTGCTACTACAACAACTACAGCCTCACCCAGCCCCGCCACTTCTGCAAGACCTGCCGCCGCTACTGGACCAAGGGCGGCGCCCTCCGCAACGTCCCGATCGGCGGCGGATGCCGCAAGAACAAGAAGCTCAAGCCCTCCTCCGCCTCGTGCAGGCTCTTCCCCGGCGGGGCGGCCGACCCTAAGGAGTACTACTCCGTGGCGGCGCCGGCCCAACCCCACCCAGAGCTCGGCGGCTTCAAGCTCTTCCACGGGTTGTCCCCGGCCATGGATTTCCAGCTCGGTGGGCTTCCTAATTTCTCTAAGGCGGTTCAGAATCACAACCCACCAGCCCCTGGAATTTATAGCCAGTTCTCCTCGTTTTCGGATGCATCGGCCATCGACACGGcggcggccgccgccgccgctactTCCAGTGCTAGCACTTGTTTCTCTCTAGACCCGATGGCGGGTTCCAGCGGCTCTCTTCTCGGGTTCAACAATTATCACGCGCTCCCTCCCTTCATCACGGCTGCTCCGGGGTTTGGTACCTCCGGTGTGCTTCAGGAGCCAGGCAGTTCGATGAAGGTCGACAGCAATCTCGCGACCTCCATCGAGTCGCTGAGCTCGATCAACCAGGATCTGCACTGGAAGCTGCAGCAGCAGAGGCTGGCTATGCTGTTCGGTGGAGACGATAACAACCACCGCAATGCCAAGGCTGACAACGGAGGCGGTGACGCCGTCTCATCGATCAACCTCTCTGCCGCCGCAACTTTGGAGGATCAGCCGCAGAACTTGCGACAGCCTGTCTTGTTCCAGAACCTGGACGCTGCCGGTAGCTCGAGGAAGGAAGGCTCGTCGGTGACGGAGTGGTTCTTTGGGAACGCGTACGCATCGGTTACAACACCGAGCCCGACCAACAGCAGCAGTAACGGcaacgacaacaacaacaacaacaataccGGCAACTGGAACAGCAAAGGATCAGGTCAAGGGTTTCAATACACTGCTTTGCCCTAG